One segment of Bacteroidales bacterium DNA contains the following:
- a CDS encoding PKD domain-containing protein — translation MNNIYNFRCLLCGIIALFILNVHALQAQTATVTGNMTACYSTTATETYTTESGQSNYQWSISGGSSGTDYSIIGGTTSGTMNVIWKKAGNYTVRVSYANAAPGTLTVTVNPSQVPTISFVPDHTTVCLNGNVNFTVTRTDPGYVEGTPWNIEATVDYQYISQSGITSSSTVLSPQIYGTGNIIYNSVIVSTDNCRYQTSINGTLTGLPIPTVNASFPNYTICSGGSTRAYSFSGNATTFEWSVISNPGNITGLPAIDQAQTGNFGVYVLNNTTTKPQTAVIRVRPVFVQNDVKCYGNPITSTITVNPAPTPVTNLPASYAICNNTQTHNINFASAASNRFKWQVTSNPGNVTGIPSGLQTGAFGAYTVNNPATTSQTVTISVTPIYAGGGVECPGTVQTFSFIVNPTPVLTSTFTDNNICSGNQNGIYLFEGNAATTGYQWQANIPAGITSDIPTGLQTGQFGRYTYTNTTNQSLTVNVKVTPVHTSNGITCLGASKSFNIKVNPAPTITLTSAAGTDAQITCVNTPITNITYTLAGGATGATVTGLNPAISASVNAGVLTISGSPKNIIVAPYTITTTGQDASCPAATQTGLITVNPIPGITVQDVPICAGSAANLENSISDPAGASMYFYSDAAGTNVVLGHNHIEGITSNTTYYAKLVYDRSPSGCSSVVKPFNVIVNPVPTITVQDLSLCDGLNADLTTAVTAHSNGSTLNFFTDPTGTTPVQNPSAVFVSGTTTYYVRAVDNQTACPSQLASFQVNGLPQPSITLESGSDPQVICPGNAIANLTYRLGGSATGVDIFDLPSGLTQNVSNGLLTISGSIPTEGTYTLKINTTGQDQTCSPATASPTIFANAAPAAAFTYTPDFTNSNLITFTDQSTVAQGDIISWSWDFDDGQTSTDQNPPQHTYSGTLGNSYTVSLTVTAQDEHSTVTCSNTITQAVVISPTINVNFDVDPSTPVCLNQSTGNSFTFINNTKLNNASDSTFIWDFGDGTPLLNVGDSRANQTHTYTNPGAYTVTLTVTAGSTVPGAGATQSGQKVVVVNSLPTVTVQDIAICEGTTANLLSAVGAVSRATAYFYSDAAGNNPVTGYQNVSVPSPGADYYVKLRYDITGCESALEKIHVTVNPLPEQILKDPAQITVCAGANANLTEIIQSYSGGDPKYFSDNQATLPVQSPQATAVSLPTTFWVKTVNATTGCASPLATFGVVPTPLPIASFQNIDICNGSSADLTTAITNVTGINVDTLFFSDAAGSVAVTDPKSVAGINVSTPFYFKLKNDDTYQCESKLYSFNVSVNPVPTVTVENNISICEGADADLTKAVTAVSNNASLTFFRDNLRNDTIKAPTVVGGITSQTEFYAQASTVYCESTITPFMVSINQLPTFTVTPPAPVCTGESFELTSSISNLNPVNSTVAYFNDAFASDELTSTLVTPAVATTYYAQSTDNGTQCKSIIQGITVTLNPLPTFTVSQPAAVCAGDQVDLTTAIGNISANSTVKYYSDRKVTTELTTTTVNPLVSVTYYVQSSENTTGCLSVVDSIMVTANPLPDFIVTDPAAICAGFEIDLTTAISDTTANSSVYYYTDAAATIPADKYIVSPAITTVYYARSEENTTGCLSSIKPITITVNPLPTFTVTQPAAICAGTTMDIAATVSNTSPGSTVKYYSDAFATTELSLTTVTPLISTTYYIRSVNDNTNCLSKILAVNVTVNQLPRVAITGGLTVCERGTLQMAGAPANGIWESLSPGIATVNTTGLVNAISNGTAEIRYTVTNASGCTDNTSVTITVNALPAIGTITGDNTICAGSDTQLSNATTGGTWETSNPGVATINSSGLLSGLSGGNIDVYYITTNGSGCMDTAKFALTVLPKPSVAFTYVPKSNDPTNIQFTDQSTISSGSLSSWNWDFGDNNSSTEQHPLHSFAVSQNYNVKLVVTADNACKDSLTKTIHPSALVHAGFTIGQAQQCLTDNSFTFTDASQTLGQTNITYSWDFGDGSKNTNQNTTHSYTQPGTYKVKLVVTILPGPLKDSITYPVTVFPLPTVNISNNTDICEGATNQLTGTPANGIWKSLIPGLATIDASGLVTGIAGGTATIRYIATSVNGCIDSTDVSMTINPLPAIGEITGANVVCEGSTIQFEDRTTDGFWISSETRVANIDRTSGLITGMASGTTDIFYVVTNDLGCSGYAIKDVLVNPKPNIGFSYATDTGSPTTVQFTDQSSIALGSIISQNWDFGTGASSTEKNPTYNYPTPGYYNVQLKEISNLGCMDSLIQTIHTNTSLTGSFDVDNDQQCLSGNTFNFESTSLIVGAIDTTYLWNFGDGITATGKDVSHSYTSPGIYDVKMTVSINSGTISNTITQTVIVFPIYIDIIGNQDLCIGSDYQLSGIPADGEWSSSDPSVAIFDSSVPGLLKALASGTTEIKYIFAKAVGGCVNNASKTFTVHTLPEVTFTSDSEEVLCENAEIDFTVTRTDTNPATDWSFVYTDGNNNTTVNAQANISTFTENITHIGTTTFSLVSATDNLTGCSVSTLPSPIPVTINSSGDIPVVTPNSAVVCEEETLILTSSIIDNTRQYQWYHDNQPIDGATSSVYQVPSTSGQDAGFYYVALSGGCDVESEPVSIEVRSSKLLVQKWDDVILVDNSSRQFVAYQWYRDGAIIIGATEQAYRELGGLNGKYSAEITLTDGTKIFTCEYTPVPRPKNANWELKIYPNPSTKGQLLHITLQMDQVAYVGSLELEIYTSNGAKILKKTYGGGDITLETTKMDPGIYIVQVITETGIICSERIVVD, via the coding sequence ATGAATAACATATACAATTTCAGATGCTTGCTATGTGGTATAATTGCGCTTTTTATTTTGAATGTGCATGCACTTCAGGCACAAACGGCCACCGTCACGGGAAATATGACTGCTTGTTACAGTACTACCGCAACAGAAACATATACGACAGAAAGCGGACAAAGTAATTATCAATGGAGCATTTCGGGCGGATCATCCGGGACAGATTATTCAATTATCGGAGGAACGACTTCCGGAACGATGAATGTGATATGGAAAAAAGCAGGTAATTACACGGTCCGCGTCAGCTATGCCAATGCTGCACCCGGAACGTTAACGGTGACGGTCAACCCTTCACAGGTACCTACCATTAGTTTCGTGCCTGACCATACAACGGTCTGTTTGAACGGAAATGTTAATTTTACGGTTACCCGCACTGATCCGGGATATGTTGAAGGAACGCCCTGGAATATTGAGGCTACAGTGGATTATCAATATATTTCACAATCCGGTATCACGAGCAGCTCTACCGTATTGTCCCCTCAGATTTACGGAACAGGCAACATTATATATAATTCGGTAATTGTAAGCACTGATAATTGCCGGTATCAGACAAGTATCAACGGGACTTTAACAGGATTACCCATCCCAACCGTTAATGCATCGTTCCCTAATTATACCATTTGTTCAGGAGGATCAACCAGAGCTTATTCATTTTCCGGAAATGCCACTACCTTTGAATGGAGTGTGATTTCCAACCCCGGGAATATTACAGGATTACCGGCTATTGATCAGGCTCAAACCGGAAATTTCGGGGTATATGTCCTGAACAATACAACCACTAAACCGCAAACCGCGGTCATCAGGGTACGTCCTGTATTTGTTCAGAACGATGTAAAATGTTACGGTAATCCCATCACATCCACTATTACCGTTAATCCGGCACCTACTCCGGTCACAAATTTACCTGCATCCTATGCAATATGTAATAATACCCAAACACATAACATTAATTTCGCATCAGCAGCATCCAACAGGTTTAAATGGCAGGTTACGTCAAATCCCGGAAATGTAACGGGTATTCCTTCGGGGTTACAAACAGGAGCTTTCGGAGCGTATACTGTAAATAATCCTGCTACCACTTCACAGACAGTTACCATTTCAGTGACACCTATATATGCAGGAGGAGGCGTAGAATGCCCAGGAACGGTGCAGACATTTTCTTTTATTGTCAATCCGACGCCTGTACTGACCAGTACGTTTACAGATAATAATATTTGTTCGGGAAATCAGAATGGGATTTATTTATTCGAAGGAAATGCAGCAACCACCGGATATCAATGGCAGGCAAATATCCCTGCAGGTATCACTTCAGATATCCCGACAGGATTACAAACAGGCCAATTCGGCAGATATACATATACCAACACCACTAACCAATCTTTAACAGTCAACGTTAAAGTAACTCCGGTGCATACAAGTAACGGAATCACTTGCTTAGGTGCATCTAAAAGTTTTAATATCAAAGTAAACCCGGCACCTACTATTACACTGACAAGCGCTGCCGGTACAGATGCCCAAATAACCTGCGTCAATACACCCATCACCAATATTACCTACACTTTAGCCGGAGGGGCTACAGGTGCTACGGTCACAGGTTTAAACCCTGCCATATCGGCAAGTGTAAATGCCGGAGTATTGACCATATCCGGTTCGCCCAAAAACATCATTGTCGCTCCGTATACTATAACGACTACCGGTCAGGACGCCTCCTGTCCTGCTGCTACGCAAACGGGATTAATTACGGTTAATCCCATTCCGGGAATTACCGTACAGGATGTTCCTATCTGTGCCGGTTCCGCGGCCAACCTGGAAAATAGTATCAGTGATCCGGCCGGGGCCTCTATGTATTTCTATTCGGATGCAGCAGGTACCAATGTTGTACTGGGCCATAATCATATAGAAGGGATCACATCAAATACGACATATTATGCAAAACTCGTATATGACCGGTCTCCGAGTGGTTGTTCCAGTGTAGTTAAACCGTTTAATGTGATCGTCAATCCGGTACCGACCATCACTGTTCAGGACTTATCCCTTTGTGACGGATTAAATGCCGATCTGACTACTGCCGTTACCGCACATTCAAATGGAAGCACCCTCAATTTCTTCACGGATCCTACGGGTACTACTCCGGTACAGAACCCCAGTGCTGTTTTCGTATCTGGGACTACTACCTATTATGTTAGGGCTGTGGATAATCAAACCGCATGTCCCAGCCAGCTGGCATCATTCCAGGTAAACGGACTTCCCCAACCAAGTATTACCCTTGAAAGCGGTTCTGATCCGCAGGTAATATGTCCGGGTAATGCCATAGCAAACCTCACTTACAGATTGGGTGGAAGCGCTACCGGAGTGGATATTTTTGACCTCCCCAGCGGACTGACACAGAATGTCAGTAATGGATTATTGACCATTTCCGGTTCTATTCCGACAGAAGGGACTTACACCTTGAAAATAAATACTACCGGACAAGACCAGACATGTTCTCCCGCTACCGCCTCACCTACCATATTTGCCAATGCGGCTCCGGCAGCAGCCTTCACTTATACTCCTGATTTCACCAACAGCAATCTGATCACCTTTACCGACCAGTCAACGGTTGCACAGGGAGACATCATCAGCTGGTCGTGGGATTTTGACGACGGACAGACCAGTACGGATCAAAATCCACCACAACACACATACTCCGGTACTCTCGGAAACAGCTACACTGTCAGCTTAACCGTCACGGCACAAGATGAACACAGTACGGTCACTTGTTCAAATACAATTACCCAGGCTGTTGTTATCAGTCCTACGATTAATGTGAATTTTGATGTGGATCCGTCTACACCGGTTTGCCTCAACCAGAGCACAGGTAATAGCTTCACATTTATCAATAACACGAAACTCAATAATGCGAGCGATTCAACCTTTATATGGGATTTCGGCGACGGAACGCCACTACTGAACGTTGGAGACAGCCGTGCAAACCAGACACATACATATACGAATCCCGGAGCATACACCGTTACATTAACCGTTACGGCAGGGTCTACGGTTCCCGGCGCAGGGGCAACCCAGTCAGGGCAAAAAGTAGTAGTAGTGAACTCCCTGCCAACAGTAACAGTCCAGGATATAGCCATCTGCGAAGGAACTACCGCAAACCTGCTTAGTGCAGTGGGTGCTGTTTCTCGAGCTACAGCCTATTTTTATTCGGATGCAGCAGGAAATAACCCTGTTACCGGATATCAAAATGTAAGTGTTCCCTCTCCCGGAGCTGACTATTATGTGAAATTACGGTATGATATTACCGGATGCGAAAGCGCCCTGGAAAAAATCCATGTTACGGTGAATCCTTTACCGGAACAAATACTAAAGGATCCGGCTCAGATCACTGTTTGTGCCGGTGCCAATGCCAACCTTACGGAAATTATCCAATCTTATTCCGGTGGCGATCCTAAATATTTCTCGGATAACCAGGCGACATTACCGGTACAGAGTCCGCAGGCAACAGCCGTTTCTCTTCCAACTACATTCTGGGTAAAAACAGTAAACGCCACGACAGGATGTGCCTCCCCACTGGCTACTTTTGGAGTCGTTCCTACACCATTGCCTATCGCATCCTTCCAGAATATTGATATCTGTAATGGTTCTTCAGCAGATCTGACAACCGCAATTACCAATGTAACGGGAATTAATGTGGATACCCTGTTCTTCTCTGATGCTGCAGGAAGTGTTGCAGTCACCGATCCCAAATCCGTAGCAGGAATTAACGTTAGTACTCCATTCTACTTTAAGTTGAAGAATGATGATACATATCAGTGTGAAAGTAAACTGTACTCATTCAATGTATCGGTAAATCCGGTTCCGACAGTCACAGTAGAAAATAATATTTCCATATGTGAAGGGGCCGATGCTGATCTGACAAAAGCCGTTACAGCAGTATCCAATAATGCTTCATTAACATTTTTCAGGGATAACCTGAGGAATGATACGATCAAAGCACCTACCGTCGTAGGAGGAATAACCTCACAGACAGAATTTTATGCTCAGGCAAGTACCGTTTATTGTGAAAGCACAATCACGCCATTTATGGTTTCCATAAATCAGTTGCCTACATTTACCGTAACGCCTCCTGCACCGGTCTGTACAGGAGAATCATTTGAACTTACATCTTCTATAAGCAATTTGAATCCGGTCAATAGCACCGTCGCTTATTTCAACGATGCATTTGCTTCGGACGAATTAACCTCCACCCTGGTCACACCAGCTGTTGCAACCACTTATTATGCACAATCTACAGATAATGGCACTCAGTGCAAAAGCATCATCCAGGGAATTACAGTGACACTGAATCCATTACCTACATTTACGGTTTCACAACCTGCTGCTGTCTGTGCCGGAGATCAGGTAGATCTTACAACGGCAATCGGAAATATATCCGCCAACAGCACGGTTAAGTATTATAGCGATCGTAAAGTAACCACAGAATTGACTACTACCACTGTAAATCCGCTAGTATCTGTGACTTATTACGTCCAATCAAGTGAAAATACAACCGGATGCCTGAGTGTAGTTGACTCAATTATGGTTACTGCAAACCCGTTACCTGATTTCATAGTAACGGATCCGGCTGCTATCTGTGCCGGGTTTGAAATTGATCTGACTACAGCCATAAGTGATACAACGGCAAATAGTTCTGTGTATTATTATACAGATGCAGCAGCGACCATTCCGGCCGATAAATATATTGTTTCTCCGGCTATCACGACTGTTTATTATGCCCGGTCGGAAGAAAACACCACAGGTTGTTTGAGCTCCATCAAACCAATCACGATTACGGTAAACCCGTTACCAACATTTACCGTAACCCAGCCTGCAGCCATCTGCGCCGGGACCACCATGGATATCGCTGCAACTGTCAGTAATACTTCTCCGGGAAGTACCGTTAAGTATTACAGTGATGCTTTTGCAACAACAGAGTTATCATTGACAACAGTAACCCCATTGATCAGTACTACTTATTATATCCGTTCGGTCAACGACAATACCAATTGTTTGAGTAAGATATTAGCGGTAAATGTTACTGTAAATCAATTACCGAGAGTGGCCATCACAGGAGGTCTTACCGTTTGCGAAAGGGGGACATTACAGATGGCAGGAGCCCCGGCGAACGGGATATGGGAAAGCCTTTCACCCGGGATAGCAACAGTAAATACTACCGGCCTGGTGAATGCCATAAGTAATGGAACCGCCGAAATAAGATATACTGTTACCAACGCTTCGGGCTGCACGGACAATACCAGTGTAACCATCACAGTGAATGCATTGCCGGCAATAGGTACCATCACAGGAGATAATACTATTTGTGCCGGATCGGATACCCAGTTGAGCAATGCAACAACAGGCGGAACCTGGGAAACAAGCAATCCCGGCGTAGCCACCATCAACAGTTCCGGACTGCTCAGCGGATTATCCGGAGGAAATATAGATGTTTACTATATCACCACTAACGGTTCCGGATGTATGGATACAGCAAAATTTGCTTTAACCGTTCTGCCTAAACCCTCAGTGGCATTTACCTATGTTCCTAAAAGCAATGACCCGACCAATATCCAATTCACAGACCAGTCAACCATTTCATCAGGAAGCCTGAGCTCATGGAATTGGGATTTCGGGGACAACAACTCTTCTACCGAACAGCATCCGTTACATTCATTCGCCGTCAGCCAGAACTACAATGTCAAGCTGGTTGTCACAGCCGATAATGCATGTAAAGATTCGCTCACAAAAACCATACATCCGTCTGCACTGGTACATGCCGGATTCACTATCGGACAGGCCCAGCAATGTTTGACCGACAATTCATTCACATTTACAGATGCCTCCCAGACTTTAGGCCAGACCAATATTACCTATTCCTGGGATTTCGGTGATGGTTCAAAAAATACCAACCAGAATACCACACATTCATACACCCAACCAGGAACATATAAGGTGAAACTCGTGGTGACTATCCTTCCAGGCCCGCTAAAAGACTCGATTACTTATCCTGTCACGGTATTCCCGTTACCGACGGTAAATATTTCCAATAATACGGATATATGTGAAGGAGCAACCAATCAATTGACCGGCACACCGGCTAACGGGATATGGAAAAGCCTGATCCCCGGATTGGCAACGATAGATGCTTCCGGCCTTGTAACCGGGATAGCCGGAGGAACAGCTACGATCCGGTATATCGCCACCAGTGTTAATGGCTGTATTGACAGTACGGATGTGAGTATGACGATCAACCCGCTTCCTGCGATCGGTGAAATCACCGGAGCAAATGTCGTGTGCGAAGGCTCGACGATCCAGTTTGAAGACAGAACAACCGACGGATTCTGGATCAGCAGTGAAACAAGGGTTGCCAACATTGACAGGACCAGCGGATTGATCACCGGAATGGCCAGTGGAACCACCGATATTTTCTATGTGGTAACCAACGACCTGGGATGTAGCGGATATGCCATTAAAGATGTTTTGGTCAATCCTAAACCGAACATAGGTTTCTCTTATGCAACCGATACAGGAAGTCCGACAACGGTACAATTTACCGATCAATCAAGCATTGCTTTAGGAAGCATCATATCTCAAAACTGGGATTTCGGTACCGGAGCATCATCCACTGAAAAAAATCCAACTTATAATTATCCTACCCCCGGATATTATAATGTACAATTAAAGGAGATCTCCAACCTTGGGTGTATGGATTCCCTGATACAGACCATACATACCAATACATCCCTCACCGGATCTTTTGATGTAGATAATGACCAGCAATGCCTGTCCGGAAATACCTTTAACTTCGAATCGACCTCCCTGATCGTCGGTGCGATAGACACCACTTATTTGTGGAATTTCGGAGATGGCATTACAGCTACGGGCAAAGATGTATCGCACAGTTATACTTCCCCGGGCATATATGATGTAAAAATGACCGTGTCCATTAATTCCGGAACCATCAGCAATACTATTACCCAAACGGTCATTGTATTCCCGATATACATAGATATTATCGGAAACCAGGATCTTTGTATCGGTTCGGACTATCAGTTGAGCGGAATACCTGCCGACGGGGAATGGTCCAGTTCCGATCCTTCTGTTGCAATTTTTGATTCCTCTGTTCCCGGATTATTAAAAGCATTGGCCTCAGGTACTACAGAAATAAAATACATCTTTGCCAAAGCCGTGGGAGGTTGTGTAAACAATGCAAGTAAAACATTTACGGTACACACTTTACCTGAAGTAACCTTTACGTCAGATTCGGAAGAGGTACTATGCGAGAATGCCGAAATCGACTTTACTGTCACCAGGACCGATACAAATCCGGCCACAGACTGGAGTTTTGTCTATACCGACGGCAATAATAATACAACAGTCAATGCCCAGGCAAATATATCTACCTTTACTGAAAATATAACCCATATAGGAACGACAACATTCTCATTGGTCAGTGCTACGGACAACCTGACTGGATGTAGTGTTTCAACATTGCCTTCTCCTATTCCGGTTACTATTAATTCATCAGGAGATATTCCTGTTGTGACACCTAATTCTGCCGTGGTTTGCGAAGAAGAGACATTAATATTGACATCATCTATTATTGATAACACCCGCCAATACCAATGGTATCATGACAATCAACCCATTGACGGTGCGACAAGTTCCGTCTATCAGGTTCCTTCAACATCCGGACAGGATGCAGGCTTCTATTATGTAGCCCTTTCGGGAGGATGTGATGTGGAAAGCGAGCCGGTAAGTATTGAGGTCCGTTCATCTAAATTACTTGTTCAAAAGTGGGATGACGTAATATTGGTAGACAATTCTTCAAGACAATTTGTTGCTTACCAGTGGTACCGGGACGGTGCAATAATCATAGGTGCTACGGAACAGGCATACCGTGAGCTGGGAGGCTTAAACGGAAAATATAGTGCGGAAATCACTCTAACTGACGGAACAAAAATATTTACCTGTGAATATACTCCGGTGCCCAGACCTAAAAATGCGAATTGGGAATTAAAAATATATCCCAATCCTTCTACAAAAGGTCAGTTATTGCATATCACCTTACAAATGGATCAGGTTGCTTATGTAGGTTCGCTTGAACTGGAAATATATACCAGCAACGGAGCTAAAATATTAAAGAAGACATACGGAGGAGGAGACATTACACTGGAAACGACCAAAATGGATCCAGGTATCTATATCGTCCAGGTAATTACTGAAACGGGAATTATATGTTCGGAAAGGATTGTGGTTGATTAA